In one Watersipora subatra chromosome 6, tzWatSuba1.1, whole genome shotgun sequence genomic region, the following are encoded:
- the LOC137397984 gene encoding uncharacterized protein, with translation MPAANDYGSSVPLRRVSKTIPKKLLENINLALESITIESIGETNALIYSTATVVLEQMGIKPLSTKLQATPSWQLSLQNKIKDLRKKVSRLSERSNHSLERSKRETTIEALESAKQQLVALSPRLKRYTNERHNKRMNKLFINNPCKMYSQFKGELRRPMSDPPQSSTSKFWKDIWEKKTTHHTTANWLKRLKKSHQHTVAQQGLTISKVDIKCKVQSMNNWAVPGHDMIQAFWLKKSTSLYTKMAKQMECLIEEGDHSEWLTKGRTVLLIKDPMQGPTPKNYRPIIWIHECFSMYNVHPALVAFIKMSMTKWKTELEANGKKLATVKNQARHLSR, from the exons atgccagctgctaatgattatggaagcagcgtaccactacggagagttagcaagaccatacccaagaagctgttagaaaacATTAACTTGGCATTGGAGTCGATCACAATTGAATCGATcggtgagactaatgccttaatttacagtacggcaaccgtcgtcttggaacagatgggtattaagccactgtcaaccAAGCTTCAAGCCActccatcttggcagctgagtttacaaaataagatcaaggacttgcgcaagaaagttagtaggctcagtgaaagatctaaccacagtttggagcgttcAAAACGGGAaaccacaatagaagctctagaatctgccaaacagcagctagtagcactctcgccacgactgaagcggtacaccaatgAGCGgcataacaagagaatgaacaaactgttcatcaataatccatgtaaaatgtattcccagttcaaaggtgaactgcggaggccaatgtcagatcctccgcaatccagcacttcaaagttctggaaggacatctgggagaaaaaGACTACTCACCACAcaactgcaaattggctgaagaggcttaaaaagagccatcaacacactgtggctcagcaagggctcaccatcagcaaagtggacatcaagtgcaaagTGCAGAGTATGAATAACTGGGCAgtacctggccatgacatgattcaagcattctggttgaagaaatcgACATCACTTTACACtaaaatggctaagcagatggaatgcctaatagaagaaggtgACCAttcggaatggctgaccaaaggacgaactgtacttctgataaaagatccaatgCAGGGTCCGactcccaaaaactatcgaccaataat ttggatacatGAGTGcttcagtatgtacaatgttcaccctgctcttgtggcattcatcaaaatgtcaatgaccaaatggaagacggaactggaggctaatggcaaaaagctggcaacTGTAAAAAAtcaagcgaggcatctatcaaggtga